A DNA window from Arachis duranensis cultivar V14167 chromosome 3, aradu.V14167.gnm2.J7QH, whole genome shotgun sequence contains the following coding sequences:
- the LOC127745802 gene encoding uncharacterized protein LOC127745802 isoform X2 encodes MPLLPVNEVVVANSHSGINNRAYLWRLRLFLLLRKQAELRFWLPSIQVEVKGTLRHLGYGFNVSRSKRQEWICKSGRKHVQREKT; translated from the exons ATGCCCTTGTTGCCGGTGAATGAAGTTGTTGTCGCCAATAGCCACTCCG GAATTAATAATCGAGCTTACTTGTGGCGTTTGAGGCTATTTCTGTTATTGAGAAAGCAAGCGGAGCTGAGGTTTTGGTTGCCGTCAATTCAGGTTGAGGTGAAAGGAACTCTGAGGCATTTGGGTTATGGTTTCAACGTGTCGAG gtcaaagaggcaagaatggatatgcaaaagtggaaggaaacatgtacaaagggagaaaacatga
- the LOC127745802 gene encoding uncharacterized protein LOC127745802 isoform X1 codes for MKLLSPIATPVRVLSCFSFFVEFSETSLSLHVVQVAAAAWGGCWGCRQISSETDTAVFFYRINNRAYLWRLRLFLLLRKQAELRFWLPSIQVEVKGTLRHLGYGFNVSRSKRQEWICKSGRKHVQREKT; via the exons ATGAAGTTGTTGTCGCCAATAGCCACTCCGGTAAGGGTTTTAAGTTGCTTTTCCTTTTTCGTTGAGTTTTCGGAAACTTCATTGTCGCTACATGTTGTTCAAGTCGCGGCTGCCGCTTGGGGTGGTTGCTGGGGCTGCCGCCAGATCAGTTCAGAAACCGACACTGCTGTTTTCTTTTACA GAATTAATAATCGAGCTTACTTGTGGCGTTTGAGGCTATTTCTGTTATTGAGAAAGCAAGCGGAGCTGAGGTTTTGGTTGCCGTCAATTCAGGTTGAGGTGAAAGGAACTCTGAGGCATTTGGGTTATGGTTTCAACGTGTCGAG gtcaaagaggcaagaatggatatgcaaaagtggaaggaaacatgtacaaagggagaaaacatga